One genomic window of Ciona intestinalis chromosome 7, KH, whole genome shotgun sequence includes the following:
- the LOC104265852 gene encoding uncharacterized protein LOC104265852 isoform X2: MTDSRCLVKLTSNETADENMKMKYFRAVQEAELWKQRYYEVTNEKVAQLRNIESSLMVLEAKLQAERRDIEKRLHKQYRTIKEQKRKIAKLTTANQKLLTGMMKLSQNSMISSKSTSDASYQSHAPPNYKSVNRVESQPIMRPSCKSEFSPAHRSVKFEDNLLRHKGNSKTHRSKSLPMNKCVVRHTTTC; this comes from the exons ATGACGGACTCGAGATGTTTGGTGAAGTTAACTAGCAACGAG ACCGCGGACGAAAATATGAAGATGAAATACTTTCGAGCGGTGCAGGAGGCCGAACTATGGAAGCAGAG GTATTATGAGGTAACGAATGAAAAAGTCGCGCAGCTACGAAATATTGAATCAAGTTTAATGGTTTTGGAAGCAAAGTTACAAGCAGAGAGAAGAGACATTGAAAAAAGATTGCATAAGCAATATCGAACAATAAAAGAACAAAAGAGAAAAATTG CAAAATTAACAACAGCAAATCAGAAGCTCTTAACAGGGATGATGAAATTAAG tcaAAATTCGATGATTAGTTCAAAATCAACGTCTGATGCGTCATACCAAAGTCACGCACCACCGAATTATAAATCAGTCAACCGTGTCGAATCTCAACCAATCATGAGGCCGAGCTGTAAATCGGAATTTTCACCGGCCCACCGAAGCGTGAAATTCGAAGAcaatttattacgtcataaaggaAATTCGAAAACTCATCGCTCGAAAAGTTTGCCCATGAACAAATGCGTAGTTCGCCATACCACAACGTGTTAG
- the LOC104265852 gene encoding uncharacterized protein LOC104265852 isoform X1: MTDSRCLVKLTSNEVTLDTLLILETADENMKMKYFRAVQEAELWKQRYYEVTNEKVAQLRNIESSLMVLEAKLQAERRDIEKRLHKQYRTIKEQKRKIAKLTTANQKLLTGMMKLSQNSMISSKSTSDASYQSHAPPNYKSVNRVESQPIMRPSCKSEFSPAHRSVKFEDNLLRHKGNSKTHRSKSLPMNKCVVRHTTTC, translated from the exons ATGACGGACTCGAGATGTTTGGTGAAGTTAACTAGCAACGAGGTAACACTTGATACTCTACTTATTCTTGAA ACCGCGGACGAAAATATGAAGATGAAATACTTTCGAGCGGTGCAGGAGGCCGAACTATGGAAGCAGAG GTATTATGAGGTAACGAATGAAAAAGTCGCGCAGCTACGAAATATTGAATCAAGTTTAATGGTTTTGGAAGCAAAGTTACAAGCAGAGAGAAGAGACATTGAAAAAAGATTGCATAAGCAATATCGAACAATAAAAGAACAAAAGAGAAAAATTG CAAAATTAACAACAGCAAATCAGAAGCTCTTAACAGGGATGATGAAATTAAG tcaAAATTCGATGATTAGTTCAAAATCAACGTCTGATGCGTCATACCAAAGTCACGCACCACCGAATTATAAATCAGTCAACCGTGTCGAATCTCAACCAATCATGAGGCCGAGCTGTAAATCGGAATTTTCACCGGCCCACCGAAGCGTGAAATTCGAAGAcaatttattacgtcataaaggaAATTCGAAAACTCATCGCTCGAAAAGTTTGCCCATGAACAAATGCGTAGTTCGCCATACCACAACGTGTTAG
- the LOC100183944 gene encoding uncharacterized protein LOC100183944 isoform X1 produces MPLVKQVLKSCRLLIAIPVTRFATRSRRNSTKVCHGIFKHFDAKVTSLLQEGRYLQQNKDGLFEPDIMLCELIQNLKSEWWRNFALVKTNCYDFKVGQIYSNTFDVMDQFVPSNGFSVSPEKPTIVLNMMSHLPLNDVSQRCIYDGLFLMRITEMKNISLEFDNMQSSQSQWAKKYFHRIAQLQANAANNKSDINPSRSSNIFKPQSGIELSVQEYSSHKNLPVALNRVVCQSKDWKDSQVSVVCTKVNLLELAAAILLDSYHEIIIDDYKQIMLRLHRHIAPVKIAILIEGNETSSLSQLSEELCDWVREINVSCLNENLDINALNQFGVPCAIVINDETLENGLLSIRDRDTGIKIQAHISEVKEKMFLYFNPR; encoded by the exons atgcctTTGGTGAAACAAGTTTTGAAGTCTTGTCGTTTATTAATTGCAATTCCAGTCACACGATTTGCGACAAGAAGCAGAAGAAACTCAACGAAAGTTTGTCATGGTATATTTAAGCACTTTGATGCTAAAGTTACCTCATTACTACAAGAGGGAAGATATTTACAGCAAAATAAAGATGGACTTTTTGAACCCGATATAATGTTGTGTGAATTGATTCAAAATCTTAAATCAGAATGGTGGAGAAACTTTGCActggttaaaacaaattgttatgACTTTAAAGTGGGCCAAAT ATATAGCAATACATTTGATGTGATGGATCAGTTCGTTCCAAGCAATGGTTTCTCAGTAAGTCCAGAAAAGCCAACAATTGTCTTGAATATGATGTCACATTTACCTTTAAATGATGTTAGCCAAAG ATGTATTTATGATGGTTTATTCCTTATGAGAATCACTGAAATGAAGAATATTTCATTAGAGTTTGACAATATGCAATCAAGTCAATCTCAGTGGGCAAAAAAG taTTTTCATCGGATCGCACAACTACAAGCAAATGCTGCCAACAACAAGTCAGATATTAATCCTTCACGAAGttctaatatatttaaacctcAATCTGGAATTGAATTATCTGTGCAGGAATATTCAAGTCACAAGAATTTACCCGTTGCCCTTAATAGAGTTGTTTGT CAAAGTAAAGATTGGAAAGACAGCCAAGTTTCTGTGGTTTGTACCAAAGTAAATTTGTTGGAATTGGCAGCAGCAATATTATTGGATTCTTATCATGAAATTAT AATTGATGATTATAAACAGATCATGTTACGACTACATCGACACATAGCACCTGTAAAGATTGCTATTCTAATTGAAGGGAATGAAACATCATCTTTGTCCCAa TTATCTGAAGAGTTATGTGATTGGGTTCGTGAAATCAACGTCAGCTGCTTGAATGAAAACCTTGATATTAATGCATTAAATCAGTTTGGAGTGCCATGCGCCATTGTTATAAATGATGAAACATTGGAGAATGGTCTTTTATCAATCCGTGACCGAGATACCGGAATTAAG ATACAAGCGCATATCTCAGAAGTGAAAGAAAAGATGTTCCTTTATTTTAATCCAAGATGA
- the LOC100183944 gene encoding uncharacterized protein LOC100183944 isoform X2, with translation MPLVKQVLKSCRLLIAIPVTRFATRSRRNSTKVCHGIFKHFDAKVTSLLQEGRYLQQNKDGLFEPDIMLCELIQNLKSEWWRNFALVKTNCYDFKVGQIYSNTFDVMDQFVPSNGFSVSPEKPTIVLNMMSHLPLNDVSQRCIYDGLFLMRITEMKNISLEFDNMQSSQSQWAKKYFHRIAQLQANAANNKSDINPSRSSNIFKPQSGIELSVQEYSSHKNLPVALNRVVCQSKDWKDSQVSVVCTKVNLLELAAAILLDSYHEIIIDDYKQIMLRLHRHIAPVKIAILIEGNETSSLSQIQAHISEVKEKMFLYFNPR, from the exons atgcctTTGGTGAAACAAGTTTTGAAGTCTTGTCGTTTATTAATTGCAATTCCAGTCACACGATTTGCGACAAGAAGCAGAAGAAACTCAACGAAAGTTTGTCATGGTATATTTAAGCACTTTGATGCTAAAGTTACCTCATTACTACAAGAGGGAAGATATTTACAGCAAAATAAAGATGGACTTTTTGAACCCGATATAATGTTGTGTGAATTGATTCAAAATCTTAAATCAGAATGGTGGAGAAACTTTGCActggttaaaacaaattgttatgACTTTAAAGTGGGCCAAAT ATATAGCAATACATTTGATGTGATGGATCAGTTCGTTCCAAGCAATGGTTTCTCAGTAAGTCCAGAAAAGCCAACAATTGTCTTGAATATGATGTCACATTTACCTTTAAATGATGTTAGCCAAAG ATGTATTTATGATGGTTTATTCCTTATGAGAATCACTGAAATGAAGAATATTTCATTAGAGTTTGACAATATGCAATCAAGTCAATCTCAGTGGGCAAAAAAG taTTTTCATCGGATCGCACAACTACAAGCAAATGCTGCCAACAACAAGTCAGATATTAATCCTTCACGAAGttctaatatatttaaacctcAATCTGGAATTGAATTATCTGTGCAGGAATATTCAAGTCACAAGAATTTACCCGTTGCCCTTAATAGAGTTGTTTGT CAAAGTAAAGATTGGAAAGACAGCCAAGTTTCTGTGGTTTGTACCAAAGTAAATTTGTTGGAATTGGCAGCAGCAATATTATTGGATTCTTATCATGAAATTAT AATTGATGATTATAAACAGATCATGTTACGACTACATCGACACATAGCACCTGTAAAGATTGCTATTCTAATTGAAGGGAATGAAACATCATCTTTGTCCCAa ATACAAGCGCATATCTCAGAAGTGAAAGAAAAGATGTTCCTTTATTTTAATCCAAGATGA
- the LOC100186318 gene encoding reticulon-4-interacting protein 1 homolog, mitochondrial-like: MLSSKNGLYLKQLTPITTLHKRCGFRKSFREKLDKEKEEHDKTFQEWAETENRGFRKQQYMRSWIIEKYGPPASVLKLDAVETPFARKMTSILDARRSYLYQAVRNTNDVMIKVHAASINPIDIRMCEGYGANLFNLKRSPIHYAASSVPGVSKMFDGYEFPIVLGRDFSGTVVDIGTGVFDIKLGDDVYGAPMLHTPGSFSDYVCVHLDCVVQKPATCSHIEAASIPYVGLTVLSAIKEIVVSQKHPKRALVLGGSGGIGTFAIQYLRAHGYTVITTCSTNAVPLCSNLGAECIDYKTKDVNEELQNVDKFSLVFDAVGVDASDWVSNVLVTNGSYVTLRSPVVENTDKLGAVVGLSTSVTDFTKKKAARPDVNIKWAYYKPDRHNLLEIARLVDSGMIKPVIDSIYSFDDVPKAFEVLSCGGARGKSVINVSGLTEASVKPDIEKIIHL; encoded by the coding sequence atgttaagttCAAAAAACGGTTTGTATTTGAAACAGTTAACTCCTATTACCACACTACATAAACGATGCGGTTTTCGAAAGAGCTTTCGTGAAAAACTGGACAAAGAGAAAGAAGAACATGACAAAACATTCCAAGAATGGGCAGAAACAGAAAACCGGGGTTTTCGCAAGCAACAATATATGAGGTCCTGGATCATTGAGAAATATGGTCCCCCTGCAAGTGTTCTTAAACTAGACGCTGTCGAGACACCATTTGCTCGTAAAATGACCAGTATTTTGGATGCTAGACGCTCATATTTATACCAGGCTGTAAGAAACACAAACGATGTAATGATAAAAGTTCACGCCGCTAGTATCAACCCTATAGATATCAGAATGTGTGAAGGGTATGGCGCCAATTTGTTCAATCTAAAACGAAGCCCGATACATTATGCTGCGTCATCTGTGCCAGGTGTAAGTAAAATGTTTGATGGGTATGAATTCCCTATAGTTTTGGGCCGAGATTTCTCAGGTACTGTAGTAGATATCGGAACAGGAGTTTTTGATATTAAATTAGGTGATGACGTTTATGGCGCACCAATGTTACATACGCCTGGATCATTTTCCGATTATGTTTGCGTCCACTTAGACTGCGTTGTACAAAAACCAGCAACTTGCAGTCACATTGAAGCAGCTTCTATTCCCTACGTTGGGCTAACTGTACTGTCTGCCATTAAAGAAATTGTTGTTAGCCAAAAGCACCCTAAAAGAGCTCTTGTGCTTGGAGGCAGTGGTGGAATCGGTACATTTGCAATCCAGTATTTAAGAGCCCATGGGTATACAGTCATAACCACTTGTTCCACTAATGCAGTTCCTCTTTGTAGCAACTTAGGGGCGGAATGCATTGATTACAAAACCAAAGACGTAAACGAAGAATTACAAAACGTAGACAAGTTTAGCCTTGTGTTCGATGCTGTTGGTGTTGATGCATCTGATTGGGTGTCTAATGTCCTCGTGACGAATGGATCGTATGTGACATTAAGAAGTCCTGTTGTAGAAAACACGGACAAACTTGGAGCTGTAGTTGGCCTTTCAACATCTGTCACTGATTTCACAAAAAAGAAAGCGGCCAGACCGGACGTTAACATAAAATGGGCATATTATAAACCTGATCGCCACAATTTACTTGAGATTGCCCGTCTCGTGGACAGTGGTATGATAAAACCAGTTATTGACTCAATATATAGTTTTGATGATGTACCGAAGGCATTTGAGGTGTTAAGTTGTGGGGGCGCTCGTGGCAAGTCTGTGATAAATGTTTCTGGATTGACTGAAGCTTCAGTAAAACCAGATATTGAAAAGATTATTCATTTATAG
- the LOC113473999 gene encoding cyclin-L1-like, translated as MGSVVTDTVASMQQEYAGVKLTLENCLFPTEKIEHTPSSSDGLNASTEEDLRLLGCEYIQEAGIMLKVPQVAMANAQVLFQRFFFAKSFVKNKMEEVAMACIWLASKVEEAPRRVRDVINVFHYIRQRRVTKSPTPMQLDSNYIMLKNNVIKSERRLLKELGFCVHVKHPHKIIVVYLQVLEMEKNRDLVQTAWNYMNDSLRTTVFVRYTPETIACACIYMAARVLQVPLPNQPHWFCLFNATEEDIQQICMDLMRLYQHKKATHDELEKQVDIRRKFLQQEKAKAREAAGLSTASVQNSPVTNSSPFQDNASPKRDDKKRPSSLSRDHRSDAGDSRSRKRTHHSTDNAHERTRHKRRERSPRSLSGSRSPAYKPRHHDGNGVSSDLPKSYSISKDRRDSSEEKERYRHKRRDHSGSRDRYRNEKRHKNGRKDDGDERSSKLKKHKKHRSRHHGSPRKDRH; from the coding sequence ATGGGTTCAGTTGTAACTGACACAGTTGCTTCAATGCAACAAGAATATGCCGGTGTTAAACTGACTTTAGAGAACTGCTTATTTCCAACTGAGAAGATAGAACACACTCCATCAAGCTCTGATGGGTTGAATGCATCCACAGAGGAAGACTTGAGATTACTGGGATGTGAATACATACAAGAAGCAGGTATTATGCTTAAGGTGCCTCAGGTTGCTATGGCAAACGCTCAGGTGCTGTTTCAAAGGTTTTTCTTCGCAAAATcgtttgttaaaaacaagatggAGGAAGTGGCAATGGCCTGTATTTGGTTAGCTTCTAAAGTTGAAGAGGCTCCCAGACGAGTTCGAGACGTAATTAACGTTTTTCACTATATTAGACAGCGTCGGGTTACAAAATCTCCAACGCCTATGCAGTTGGATTCAAACTACATTATGCTAAAAAATAATGTCATTAAATCTGAAAGGAGACTTTTAAAAGAACTTGGGTTTTGCGTTCATGTAAAACACCCGCATAAAATCATTGTCGTGTATCTGCAAGTTTTGGAAATGGAGAAGAATAGAGATTTAGTTCAAACTGCATGGAATTATATGAATGATTCTTTACGAACAACTGTCTTTGTACGATATACTCCAGAAACAATAGCCTGTGCATGCATTTATATGGCTGCAAgagtgttacaagtaccactgcccaaccaaccacattggttttgtttgtttaatgcaACAGAAGAAGACATTCAGCAAATCTGCATGGACCTAATGAGACTTTACCAACATAAAAAAGCAACCCACGATGAACTGGAGAAACAAGTTGATATTCGCCGGAAGTTCTTGCAACAAGAGAAAGCAAAAGCAAGGGAAGCAGCCGGACTTTCCACTGCTTCAGTTCAAAATTCTCCCGTTACAAATTCAAGTCCATTTCAGGATAATGCTTCTCCCAAAAGAGATGATAAGAAGCGTCCTTCTTCATTATCCAGGGATCACCGCAGTGATGCGGGAGATTCTCGATCACGAAAAAGGACTCATCACTCTACTGATAACGCTCATGAAAGAACACGACATAAACGTAGAGAAAGATCCCCAAGGTCATTATCAGGGAGTCGTTCACCCGCTTATAAACCTCGTCATCACGACGGTAACGGCGTCTCATCTGACCTGCCCAAATCCTACAGCATATCTAAAGACCGTCGAGATTCTTcagaagagaaagaaagatATCGACATAAACGCCGCGACCATTCCGGAAGTAGGGACCGATACAGAAACGAGAAACGTCATAAAAACGGAAGAAAAGATGATGGTGACGAAAGGTcctcaaaattaaaaaaacataaaaaacatcgTTCCAGGCACCATGGATCTCCCAGAAAAGACCGTCATTAA
- the LOC100180199 gene encoding uncharacterized protein LOC100180199, whose amino-acid sequence MDVVYYSGGNSGYFDTNIMEFNRFVGEGHFNPTWWIKYIELSRQIFGSKIIRACCGENALDDKTLYIVRQQAHFTSYVEDYVKLVNSNVKKVHNFPVRIFHSTEMVKNTSMLYFTEITDLKRNVKLITVVSHMVFINRATRRPTPLPQQLKHVVNNGHTSVLNTIQPIQDPLIEPPRQTKLFKWSRKISLLDTDYNGHANNSVFFTIPLQCLGIAIENKFSPTLKESIHDYAIEKYCLKIVKECHIGQVITATMWESCGSSFHFVLKVNELVVSCLTLIFV is encoded by the exons ATGGATGTGGTATATTATAGTGGGGGGAACAGTGGATATTTCGACACAAATATAATGGAATTCAATCGCTTTGTTGGCGAAG GACATTTCAATCCAACTTGGTGGATCAAATACATTGAATTATCTCGTCAGATATTTGGGTCAAAAATTATTCGTGCTTGTTGTGGAGAAAATGCACTGGACGACAAAACATTGTACATTGTTCGACAACAAGCACATTTCACCAGTTATGTTGAAGATTATGTGAAACTTGTAAATAGCAATGTCAAAAAAGTGCATAATTTTCCTGTTAGAATATTTCATTCCACAGAAATGGTTAAAAACACGTCCATGCTGTATTTTACTGAAATAACcgatttaaaaagaaatgttaaatTGATAACTGTAGTCTCTCATatggtatttataaatagggcTACACGAAGGCCAACCCCTCTGCCACAACAGCTTAAACATGTAGTTAACAATGGCCATACATCTGTATTAAATACAATACAACCAATACAAGATCCTTTGATTGAGCCACCAAGACAGACGAAACTGTTTAAATGGTCACGAAAAATATCATTGCTCGACACAGACTATAATGGCCATGCCAATAATTCAGTATTTTTCACAATCCCCCTACAATGCCTAGGTATAGCAATTGAGAATAAGTTTTCACCTACTTTAAAAGAGTCTATACATGATTATGCAATTGAAAAATACTGCTTGAAAATTGTAAAAGAATGTCATATTGGTCAAGTTATTACTGCAACGATGTGGGAAAGCTGTGGCTCtagttttcattttgttttaaaagtgaaCGAACTAgttgtttcttgtttaactttaatatttgtttaa
- the LOC100182543 gene encoding uncharacterized protein LOC100182543 has translation MYINKELRHCLSQVSSFVSTNLVQKGVLCFVGWFTLKMEPAFCCKILSWNLHCRPPHTRLHKNRTERIENVCQTIQRENPTLVSLQEVGVYEYNKIHNHFVNIYGFHSVKSSIGFVEDLDFCITVVMFKKDVVFHYSGNHYKFHSLRMCEYLHVFQGKVKGNEFVLFTSQLEKRKSSSKERQDQLGQVIHFLNKTPATSTAIFAGSLYITDFELEKEMSQRDERNVCELWKELKLKKSFNENLNTGDISKGVEHTEWVFIRRNQDDLRASHMTTVSALEGDLPDGVIINYNVPVIEDEECSEESEDTDSEDFDLGCEESNEILEDEGICIDSDASGTTLPEHSTIKLDDHRILEETQNATSSTLQDEKYINKLTITEEVPSVEPKEHLFSTSNYNTDVTPASFSQPSSLSALDLTFPATSSHKQYKDIFDVDKCLELCILLHNEQNSNDTIIEWVENHVGRNFWMSGPFIKCLISVICEKAVNDDLNSPENAINKRSPLVVFYILNSKENLQQDIIEEVLTCIDTWGYSQETICLLLHQFYHNEVIYESSLQSWAVNDQSMKAKLVKEFSFHEFPELWKIMAKNQNFARNV, from the exons atgtatataaacaaagaattgcGCCACTGTTTGAGCCAAGTCAGTTCGTTTGTTTCGACTAACTTGGTACAGAAAGGAGTGTTATGTTTTGTTGGATGGTTCACACTGAAGATGGAGCCTGCGTTTTGCTGCAAAATACTTAGTTGGAATTTGCATTGTCGACCTCCCCATACCCGCTTGCATAAGAACAGAACTGAAAGAATAGAAAATGTTTGTCAAACAATACAAAG aGAGAATCCAACATTGGTTAGTCTTCAAGAGGTTGGGGTTTatgaatataataaaattcatAATCATTTCGTGAATATCTATGGTTTCCACTCAGTGAAAAGTTCTATTGGATTCGTTGAAG acTTGGATTTCTGTATCACAGTCGTAATGTTCAAGAAAGATGTTGTTTTTCATTATTCTGGAAATCATTATAAATTCCACAGCCTTCGAATGTGTGAATATTTACATGTGTTTCAA GGAAAAGTTAAAGGAAATGAATTTGTATTGTTTACATCTCAacttgaaaaaagaaaatcaagtTCTAAAGAAAGACAAGACCAATTGGGCCAG GTTATTCATTTCCTTAACAAAACTCCAGCCACATCAACAGCTATATTTGCTGGTAGTTTATACATTACAGATTTTGAG CTAGAGAAGGAAATGTCGCAACGAGATGAGAGAAATGTTTGTGAGTTGTGGAAAGaattaaaactcaaaaaatcTTTCAATGAAAATCTTAATACGGGTGACATTTCCAAGGGG GTAGAACACACAGAATGGGTTTTTATCCGAAGAAATCAAGACGATTTAAGAGCAAGTCACATGACTACAGTATCTGCTCTTGAAGGAGATTTACCAGATGGTGTCATTATTAATTATAACGTACCG gtTATAGAAGATGAAGAATGTAGTGAAGAGTCAGAAGATACTGATAGTGAAGATTTTGATCTTGGATGCGAGGAATCAAATGAAATTTTGGAGGATGAAGGAATTTGCATTGACAGTGATGCGAG TGGAACTACATTGCCAGAACATTCAACGATAAAATTGGATGACCACAGAATATTAGAAGAAACACAGAATGCTACATCAAGTACTCTTCAAGATGAAAAAtacat AAACAAACTTACCATTACTGAAGAAGTCCCATCAGTTGAACCAAAAGAACATTTATTCTCTACCAGCAACTATAACACAGATGTCACCCCCGCTTCATTTTCCCAACCAAGTTCACTTTCAGCTTTGGATCTGACATTCCCTGCAACAA GTTCACACAAAcaatataaagatatatttgATGTTGACAAATGTCTTGAATTATGTATTTTGCTACATAACGAACAGAACTC GAACGATACCATTATTGAATGGGTTGAAAACCATGTGGGAAGGAATTTCTGGATGTCAGGTCCGTTTATAAAGTGTTTGATTTCAGTCATCTGCGAAAAGGCTGTAAATGATGATCTAAATAGCCCTG AAAATGCAATAAACAAAAGATCTCCtttggttgtgttttatattttaaactcaaAGGAAAATCTCCAACAAGATATAATTGAGGAAGTTTTAACTTGTATTGACACATGGGGGTATAGTCAAG AAACCATTTGCTTATTATTACACCAGTTTTATCACAATGAGGTCATATATGAATCCTCACTACAATCATGGGCCGTGAATGATCAATCCATGAAAGCAAAACTTGTGAAAGAATTTTCATTTCATGAATTCCCAGAACTCTGGAAAATAAtggcaaaaaatcaaaattttgccagaaatgtttaa